A genome region from Streptomyces sp. S4.7 includes the following:
- a CDS encoding glycoside hydrolase family 13 protein — protein MIPNTLDTPRDHLSRSAPDWWREAVVYQVYVPSFADADGDGIGDLRGITDRLDHLAGLGVDALWLTPFYPSPWTDAGYDVSDYRGVDPRHGTLDDFRGLVRRAHALGLKLIVDVVPNHCSDQHPWFVEALASPPGSPARDRFIFRDGRGPDGSLPPADWKSKFGGGAWTRVPDGQWYMHIFSAEQPDLNWENSDVLADFEGILRFWLDLGADGFRIDVAHGLRKDLVEPLRDTGGRDSASLNSPPEGEDHPFWDRDEVHDIYRTWRKIIDSYAPARITVAEAGVSAARLPLYTRPDELHQAFNFFHLRCPWDAEEFQKVIDTSLTGARAVGTLPTWVLSNHDVVRHRTRYSLPQGIDYRAWLSGGGTDPAPDDALGHRRARAAALLTLALPGSAYLYQGEELGLPEVSDLPLDALRDPMWERTGRTTKGRDGCRVPIPWTRSGSSHGFGPGGSWLPQPDGWGEHAVEAQTGRPDSFLELYRTALSVRTRFRGDESFDWLPAREGELAFRKGRFECRINLSQESLPLPEGTVLLASDTLEGDMIGPDTAVWMAAAGG, from the coding sequence GTGATCCCGAACACCCTCGACACCCCGCGCGACCATCTGTCACGGTCCGCCCCGGACTGGTGGCGCGAAGCCGTGGTCTACCAGGTGTACGTCCCGAGCTTCGCCGACGCGGACGGCGACGGGATCGGCGATCTCCGCGGGATCACGGACCGGCTCGACCATCTCGCGGGTCTCGGCGTCGACGCCCTGTGGCTCACCCCCTTCTACCCCTCCCCCTGGACCGACGCCGGCTACGACGTCTCCGACTACCGGGGCGTCGACCCGCGCCACGGCACCCTCGACGACTTCCGCGGCCTCGTACGGCGCGCCCACGCGCTGGGGCTCAAGCTCATCGTCGACGTCGTGCCCAACCACTGCTCCGACCAGCACCCCTGGTTCGTGGAGGCGCTCGCCTCACCGCCCGGCTCACCGGCGAGGGACCGCTTCATCTTCCGCGACGGGCGGGGCCCGGACGGCAGCCTGCCGCCCGCCGACTGGAAGTCGAAGTTCGGCGGCGGCGCCTGGACACGGGTGCCGGACGGCCAGTGGTACATGCACATCTTCTCCGCCGAGCAGCCCGATCTGAACTGGGAGAACTCGGACGTCCTCGCCGACTTCGAGGGGATTCTCCGCTTCTGGCTCGACCTCGGCGCCGACGGCTTCCGGATCGACGTCGCCCACGGCCTGCGCAAGGACCTCGTGGAGCCCCTGCGGGACACCGGCGGTCGCGACTCCGCCTCGCTGAACTCACCGCCCGAAGGTGAGGACCACCCCTTCTGGGACCGCGACGAGGTCCACGACATATACCGGACCTGGCGCAAGATCATCGACTCCTACGCGCCTGCCCGGATCACCGTCGCCGAGGCGGGCGTCAGCGCGGCACGGCTGCCCCTCTACACCCGGCCCGACGAGCTCCACCAGGCTTTCAACTTCTTCCATCTGCGCTGCCCCTGGGACGCCGAGGAGTTCCAAAAGGTCATCGACACCTCCCTCACCGGCGCCCGCGCCGTCGGCACCCTGCCCACCTGGGTGCTCTCCAACCACGACGTCGTACGCCACCGCACCCGCTACTCCCTTCCGCAGGGCATCGACTACCGCGCCTGGCTGTCGGGCGGCGGCACCGACCCCGCGCCGGACGACGCCCTCGGCCACCGGCGGGCCAGGGCGGCGGCGCTCCTGACGCTCGCCCTGCCCGGCAGCGCGTACCTCTACCAGGGGGAGGAACTCGGCCTTCCCGAGGTCTCCGACCTGCCCCTCGACGCGCTGCGCGACCCCATGTGGGAGAGGACCGGACGCACCACCAAGGGCCGCGACGGCTGCCGCGTACCCATCCCGTGGACCCGCTCCGGCAGCAGCCACGGATTCGGCCCCGGCGGCAGCTGGCTCCCGCAACCGGACGGCTGGGGCGAACACGCGGTGGAGGCCCAGACCGGGCGGCCGGACTCCTTCCTGGAGCTGTACCGCACGGCCCTGTCCGTACGCACCCGCTTCCGGGGCGACGAGTCGTTCGACTGGCTGCCCGCCCGCGAGGGTGAACTCGCCTTCCGCAAGGGCCGGTTCGAATGCCGGATCAACCTGTCCCAGGAGTCCCTGCCGCTGCCTGAAGGCACCGTGCTGCTCGCCAGCGACACCCTGGAGGGGGACATGATCGGCCCCGACACCGCCGTATGGATGGCGGCCGCGGGCGGCTGA
- a CDS encoding SRPBCC family protein codes for MTSSLIEAVDIKAPVAVSWSLWKDVERWPSFLSHVKHVERIDASLFAWQVSLPRADKSFVAELTEVVPEDRIAWRTSEGVHHAGVVTFHRLGDAESRVTLQIEYDPKGFVEHLGALTNLDSTLANYDLGEFRRMAEHEATLR; via the coding sequence ATGACGTCCTCACTGATCGAAGCCGTCGACATCAAGGCGCCCGTCGCCGTGAGCTGGTCGCTGTGGAAGGACGTCGAGCGCTGGCCTTCCTTCCTCAGCCATGTCAAGCACGTGGAGCGCATCGACGCCTCGCTGTTCGCGTGGCAGGTCTCGCTGCCCCGCGCGGACAAGAGCTTCGTGGCGGAGCTGACCGAGGTCGTCCCCGAGGACCGCATCGCGTGGCGGACCTCCGAGGGCGTGCACCACGCGGGGGTGGTCACCTTCCACCGCCTCGGCGACGCGGAGAGCCGGGTGACGCTCCAGATCGAGTACGACCCGAAGGGGTTCGTGGAGCATCTGGGCGCGCTCACCAATCTCGACTCGACGCTGGCCAACTACGACCTCGGGGAGTTCCGGCGCATGGCCGAGCACGAGGCGACGCTGCGCTGA
- a CDS encoding L-rhamnose mutarotase has translation MQRIAQVIKVRPEKLAEYRELHRAVPEPVLARLRASHIANYSIHLLGDRLFSYFEYHGDDLAADLAAMADDEATREWWKTTDPCQEPVPEAAPGDWWTPMERVFLME, from the coding sequence ATGCAGCGCATCGCACAGGTGATCAAGGTGCGGCCGGAGAAGCTCGCGGAGTACCGGGAGCTCCACCGGGCGGTCCCGGAGCCCGTGCTGGCCCGGCTGCGCGCCAGTCATATCGCCAACTACTCGATCCATCTGCTCGGCGACCGGCTGTTCAGCTACTTCGAGTACCACGGCGACGACTTGGCGGCAGACCTCGCGGCCATGGCCGACGACGAGGCGACACGCGAGTGGTGGAAGACGACCGACCCCTGCCAGGAGCCGGTCCCCGAGGCGGCACCCGGCGACTGGTGGACGCCCATGGAGCGGGTCTTCCTCATGGAGTAG
- a CDS encoding PRC-barrel domain containing protein gives MVDMWVFAVGSGHVPGMDLTGYSVHATDGTVGSVDRQSEGSPFEHLVVDTGMWVFGKSLVIPAGLVTSIDPAARVVQVACTKSTAKGAPVFERDHDTRDPAYLGALSTYYTSLVAAS, from the coding sequence ATGGTTGACATGTGGGTATTCGCGGTCGGGTCGGGCCACGTGCCGGGTATGGACCTCACCGGTTACAGCGTCCATGCGACCGACGGAACGGTGGGCAGTGTGGACAGACAGTCCGAGGGCTCTCCCTTCGAACACCTGGTGGTGGACACCGGGATGTGGGTCTTCGGAAAGAGTCTTGTCATTCCGGCCGGACTGGTGACCTCGATCGATCCGGCCGCGCGGGTGGTCCAGGTCGCGTGTACGAAGTCGACCGCCAAGGGCGCTCCGGTGTTCGAGCGCGATCACGACACCAGGGATCCGGCCTACCTCGGCGCGCTGAGCACCTACTACACCTCTTTGGTCGCCGCTTCCTGA
- a CDS encoding cold-shock protein, translated as MASGTVKWFNSEKGFGFIEQDGGGPDVFAHYSNIATQGFRELQEGQKVTFEVTQGQKGPQAENIVPA; from the coding sequence ATGGCCAGCGGTACCGTCAAGTGGTTCAACTCGGAAAAAGGCTTCGGATTCATCGAGCAGGACGGTGGAGGCCCCGACGTCTTCGCCCACTACTCCAACATCGCCACCCAGGGCTTCCGTGAGCTCCAGGAGGGCCAGAAGGTGACCTTCGAGGTCACGCAGGGCCAGAAGGGCCCCCAGGCGGAGAACATCGTCCCCGCCTAG
- a CDS encoding class I SAM-dependent methyltransferase, producing the protein MFTPQGPTLRELTVQALSSTERGYDLLAPKFDLTPFRTPDTVLDAVADALGPLGPFRAGLDICCGTGAGVDVLREVCVERVTGVDFSAGMLATARSAVLPKDGAGEGGSRGPAVDFVRADARALPFRASFDLAVSFGAFGHFMPSERPGLFTQVREVLRPGGAFAFPVPAPPRVGSPLYWTLWGFDAAMRARNAVWRPSFVMYYRTFRLTEVVDELTRTGFEVDLVALDGLGRLPDGAPRCRMVVARRP; encoded by the coding sequence ATGTTCACCCCACAGGGCCCGACCCTCCGCGAACTGACCGTGCAGGCGCTCTCGTCGACCGAGCGCGGCTACGACCTGCTCGCCCCGAAGTTCGATCTGACCCCGTTCCGTACCCCGGACACGGTCCTGGACGCCGTGGCCGACGCCCTCGGACCGCTCGGCCCCTTCCGGGCCGGTCTGGACATCTGCTGCGGCACCGGAGCCGGTGTGGACGTCCTGCGGGAGGTGTGCGTCGAGCGGGTCACGGGGGTCGACTTCAGCGCCGGCATGCTCGCCACCGCCAGGTCCGCCGTGCTGCCGAAGGACGGTGCGGGCGAGGGCGGTTCGCGCGGGCCCGCCGTCGATTTCGTACGGGCCGATGCCCGCGCCCTCCCCTTCCGCGCCTCGTTCGACCTGGCCGTGAGTTTCGGAGCGTTCGGCCACTTCATGCCGTCGGAGCGGCCCGGACTCTTCACCCAGGTGCGCGAAGTCCTGCGGCCCGGCGGTGCCTTCGCCTTCCCGGTGCCCGCGCCGCCGCGTGTCGGTTCGCCGCTGTACTGGACGCTCTGGGGGTTCGACGCGGCGATGCGGGCGCGCAACGCCGTGTGGCGTCCGTCCTTCGTCATGTACTACCGCACGTTCCGGCTCACCGAAGTGGTGGACGAGTTGACCCGTACGGGCTTCGAGGTGGATCTCGTGGCGCTCGACGGCCTGGGGCGGCTGCCGGACGGCGCTCCCCGCTGCCGCATGGTGGTCGCGCGCCGGCCATGA
- a CDS encoding DUF6629 family protein, translating to MTTPTASPRRADGLPSALRASAATRRRADRPCRGTRPDALWNRTIGFISTWCAFAAIVSVVMLGWVRRRTQTPGPAA from the coding sequence CTGACCACACCGACAGCATCACCGCGGAGGGCCGACGGACTGCCGTCGGCCCTCCGTGCGTCCGCTGCCACGAGGCGGCGGGCGGACCGGCCGTGTCGTGGCACCCGCCCGGACGCCCTTTGGAACCGTACGATCGGATTCATCTCGACCTGGTGCGCCTTCGCCGCGATCGTGTCCGTCGTGATGCTCGGCTGGGTCCGGCGGCGTACGCAGACGCCCGGACCGGCGGCCTGA
- a CDS encoding alpha-galactosidase: MPQISYAPDTALWLLDTPHTSYAVRTDSSGAPCHVAWGGRLTLDEAREIAGRPHPVDREANSFEGRPPVGEELPVDGGARYGVPSLQIRFADGTRAVEWEPVCHEIRETPGGSAELDLVLRDRHYPLGIGLHYRVHHDSDVIERWTTLRNTGTDDIVVLRADSAAWTLPPRPDYRLSHVTGQWAAETQLRRGTLPFGETVLTSRRGISSHHLNPWVMLDDGGASEDHGRVWSAALAWSGSWRITAQRTCDGRAGFTGGAGHDQSTLRLGPGERHTTPRFAGLSTDGGFGAASRAWHAYIRAHVLPHPGETRPVLYNSWEATGFDFDEKRQMALAARAAELGAELYVMDDGWFGARRGDRAGLGDWTPSPERFPKGLGPLADEVHRLGMLFGLWVEPEMVNADSDLYRAHPDWILHFPHRTRTELRNQLVLNFARDDVADWAYGWLTALVADNGIDFLKWDMNRPFSEAGPAGPGGDDRLWSTYVHNLYRVIDRLRADHPRLRIEACSGGGGRVDLGILSRTDQAWPSDNTDAADRVGIQHGYSQLYPASTMAAWVTDVPNELTSRTVPLAFRFHVATAGVLAVGGDLARWSDEEIAEGAGFVDAYKQVRHLVQHGVQYRLRDPGDDGPTVVQYASPDRAEALVLAWQRAPRRGRPELPVHLAGLEQGAVYRDVATGAAHHATVLMEHGLPLELPTGDWANSAIHLRRVSS; this comes from the coding sequence ATGCCCCAGATCTCCTACGCCCCGGACACCGCCCTGTGGTTGCTCGACACCCCGCACACCTCGTACGCGGTGCGGACCGACAGCAGCGGAGCGCCCTGTCACGTGGCCTGGGGCGGCAGGCTGACCCTGGACGAGGCACGGGAGATCGCCGGGCGCCCCCACCCGGTGGACCGCGAGGCCAACAGCTTCGAGGGCCGCCCCCCGGTCGGCGAGGAGTTGCCCGTCGACGGCGGCGCGCGCTACGGCGTGCCCTCGCTCCAGATCCGCTTCGCCGACGGCACCCGCGCCGTCGAATGGGAGCCCGTCTGCCACGAAATCCGCGAAACCCCCGGCGGTTCAGCCGAGTTGGACCTCGTCCTCCGTGACCGGCACTACCCGCTCGGCATCGGCCTGCACTACCGCGTCCACCACGACAGCGACGTGATCGAGCGCTGGACGACCCTGCGCAACACCGGCACCGACGACATCGTCGTGCTGCGCGCCGACTCGGCGGCCTGGACCCTGCCGCCGCGCCCCGACTACCGGCTCAGCCACGTCACGGGACAGTGGGCCGCCGAGACCCAGCTCCGGCGCGGGACACTGCCGTTCGGCGAGACCGTACTGACCAGCAGACGCGGCATATCCAGCCACCATCTGAACCCGTGGGTGATGCTGGACGACGGCGGCGCGAGCGAGGACCACGGCCGGGTGTGGAGCGCCGCGCTCGCCTGGAGCGGCAGTTGGCGCATCACCGCCCAGCGCACCTGCGACGGCCGGGCCGGGTTCACCGGCGGAGCGGGACACGACCAGAGCACTCTGCGCCTCGGCCCCGGCGAGAGACACACCACGCCGCGCTTCGCCGGGCTCAGTACCGACGGCGGCTTCGGCGCGGCGAGCCGCGCCTGGCACGCGTACATCCGCGCGCACGTCCTGCCGCACCCGGGCGAGACGCGACCCGTGCTCTACAACTCCTGGGAAGCCACCGGCTTCGACTTCGACGAGAAGCGCCAGATGGCCCTCGCGGCGCGCGCCGCGGAGCTGGGAGCCGAGCTGTACGTCATGGACGACGGCTGGTTCGGCGCCCGGCGCGGCGACCGGGCCGGACTCGGCGACTGGACGCCGTCACCCGAACGGTTCCCCAAGGGCCTCGGGCCGCTGGCCGACGAGGTGCACCGCCTCGGCATGCTCTTCGGTCTCTGGGTCGAACCGGAGATGGTCAACGCCGACAGCGACCTCTACCGCGCGCACCCCGACTGGATCCTGCACTTCCCGCACCGCACACGGACCGAGCTGCGCAACCAGCTCGTGCTCAACTTCGCCCGCGACGACGTCGCCGACTGGGCGTACGGGTGGCTCACCGCACTGGTCGCAGACAACGGCATCGACTTCCTCAAGTGGGACATGAACCGCCCGTTCAGCGAGGCCGGTCCGGCCGGACCCGGCGGTGACGACCGGCTGTGGAGCACCTACGTGCACAACCTCTACCGCGTCATCGACCGGCTGCGCGCCGACCATCCCCGGCTGCGTATCGAGGCGTGCAGCGGCGGCGGCGGACGTGTCGACCTCGGGATCCTGTCCCGCACCGACCAGGCGTGGCCTTCGGACAACACCGACGCGGCCGACCGCGTCGGCATCCAGCACGGCTACAGCCAGCTCTACCCGGCGTCGACCATGGCCGCGTGGGTCACCGACGTACCCAACGAACTCACCTCGCGCACCGTGCCGTTGGCCTTCCGCTTCCATGTCGCGACGGCCGGGGTGCTGGCCGTCGGCGGGGATCTCGCCCGCTGGTCGGACGAGGAGATCGCCGAGGGCGCCGGGTTCGTGGACGCGTACAAACAGGTCCGTCATCTGGTCCAGCACGGCGTCCAGTACCGGCTGCGGGATCCCGGGGACGACGGGCCCACCGTCGTTCAGTACGCCTCGCCCGACCGGGCGGAGGCATTGGTGCTCGCCTGGCAGCGGGCACCGCGCCGGGGCCGGCCGGAGCTGCCCGTCCATCTCGCCGGGCTCGAACAGGGGGCGGTCTACCGGGATGTGGCGACCGGGGCGGCGCACCACGCGACGGTCCTGATGGAGCACGGACTGCCGCTGGAGCTGCCGACGGGGGACTGGGCCAACTCGGCGATCCATCTGAGGCGTGTCTCCTCCTGA
- a CDS encoding GNAT family protein codes for MEKTLKGALVVLRPAVPDDIPALAAIRATPEVHATWRGGDDLLAAVTEDLDEPGITSMVIELDGATVGAVQWGAEEDPDYRHASIDIYVDPAAHGRGVGTDAVRTLARHLIRDLGHHRVVIDPAADNAAAVRCYGKVGFRPVGIMRDYERGPEGTWHDGLLMDLLAADLTD; via the coding sequence ATGGAGAAGACACTGAAGGGCGCCCTCGTGGTCCTGCGCCCCGCCGTCCCCGACGACATCCCCGCACTCGCCGCCATCCGCGCCACGCCCGAGGTCCACGCGACGTGGCGCGGCGGCGACGACCTGCTCGCGGCCGTGACCGAGGATCTCGACGAGCCCGGCATCACCTCGATGGTGATCGAACTGGACGGCGCCACGGTCGGCGCCGTCCAGTGGGGCGCCGAGGAGGACCCCGACTACCGGCACGCGAGCATCGACATCTATGTCGACCCGGCCGCGCACGGCCGCGGCGTCGGCACCGACGCCGTACGCACCCTGGCCAGGCATCTGATCAGGGACCTCGGCCACCACCGCGTCGTGATCGATCCCGCCGCCGACAACGCGGCCGCGGTCCGGTGTTACGGCAAGGTCGGCTTCCGGCCCGTGGGGATCATGCGTGACTACGAGCGCGGCCCCGAGGGGACCTGGCACGACGGACTCCTGATGGACCTCCTCGCCGCCGACCTCACGGACTGA
- a CDS encoding pyridoxamine 5'-phosphate oxidase family protein: MALNREERERFLAEPHIAALAVDSGAGDRAPLVVPIWYQYAPGGDLWILTGAESRKDRLIMAAGRFSLLVERVAPTVRYVSVEGPVTERIDGTHDHLVELATRYLPAGKVEGYVAMASGEHGEQVVIRMSPQRWVSSDLGGF; encoded by the coding sequence GTGGCCCTGAACAGAGAAGAGCGCGAGAGGTTCCTCGCCGAGCCGCACATCGCGGCCCTCGCTGTCGACTCCGGCGCCGGGGACCGGGCACCGCTCGTCGTCCCCATCTGGTACCAGTACGCACCCGGCGGTGACCTCTGGATCCTGACGGGTGCAGAGTCCCGCAAGGACAGGCTGATCATGGCCGCGGGACGTTTCTCGCTGCTGGTCGAGCGGGTGGCGCCGACCGTGCGGTACGTCTCCGTCGAGGGCCCGGTGACGGAGAGGATCGACGGCACCCACGACCACCTCGTGGAGCTGGCCACCCGCTATCTGCCCGCCGGGAAGGTCGAGGGTTATGTCGCCATGGCGAGCGGGGAGCACGGCGAACAGGTCGTCATCCGGATGAGTCCCCAGCGGTGGGTGTCGAGCGACCTCGGCGGGTTCTGA
- a CDS encoding aldo/keto reductase has translation MENRVLGRTGREASVVGLGTWQLGADWGDVTETDAFAVLDAALEAGVTFFDTADVYGDGRSEQLIGRFLRNRPAADVFVATKMGRRAEQRAENYSLDNFRAWNDRSRANLGVDTLDLVQLHCPPTAVYSSDAVFDALDTLVAEKRTAAYAVSVETCAEALAAIARPGVASVQIILNPFRLKPLEAVLPAALEAGVGIVARVPLASGLLSGKYTKDTVFAADDHRSFNRHGEAFDQGETFSGIDYETGLAAAVEFSELAPEGATPAQTALRWIIQQPGVSSVIPGARSVEQARANAAAASLPPLSGATLDAVSDLYERRVRAEIHHRW, from the coding sequence ATGGAGAATCGCGTACTGGGCAGGACGGGCCGCGAGGCCTCCGTCGTGGGACTGGGCACCTGGCAGCTGGGGGCCGACTGGGGTGATGTCACGGAGACCGACGCCTTCGCCGTCCTCGACGCGGCACTCGAAGCGGGGGTGACCTTCTTCGACACGGCGGACGTCTACGGCGACGGCCGCAGCGAACAGCTCATCGGCCGTTTCCTGAGGAACCGCCCCGCCGCCGACGTGTTCGTGGCGACGAAGATGGGCCGCCGGGCCGAACAGCGGGCCGAGAACTACAGCCTGGACAACTTCCGTGCCTGGAACGACCGTTCACGCGCCAACCTCGGCGTGGACACTCTCGACCTGGTGCAGTTGCACTGCCCGCCCACCGCCGTCTACTCCTCGGACGCCGTGTTCGACGCGCTCGACACCCTGGTCGCCGAGAAGCGCACGGCGGCCTACGCCGTGAGCGTCGAGACCTGCGCCGAGGCGCTGGCCGCCATCGCCAGGCCGGGCGTCGCCTCCGTCCAGATCATCCTCAATCCCTTCCGGCTCAAGCCCCTCGAAGCGGTGCTGCCCGCCGCCCTGGAGGCGGGGGTCGGCATCGTCGCACGTGTCCCGCTCGCCTCCGGCCTGCTGTCGGGCAAATACACGAAGGACACGGTCTTCGCCGCCGACGACCACCGCAGCTTCAACCGGCACGGCGAGGCGTTCGACCAGGGCGAGACGTTCTCCGGAATCGACTACGAAACGGGCCTCGCGGCGGCCGTCGAATTCTCCGAGCTGGCCCCCGAGGGTGCCACGCCGGCCCAGACCGCGCTGCGCTGGATCATTCAGCAGCCCGGTGTCAGCAGTGTCATACCCGGTGCCCGCTCCGTCGAGCAGGCGCGGGCCAACGCCGCGGCGGCCTCCCTCCCGCCGCTGTCCGGGGCCACGCTGGACGCCGTGAGCGACCTGTACGAGCGCCGTGTCCGAGCGGAGATCCACCACCGCTGGTAA
- a CDS encoding VOC family protein: MSATIQPLVITPEIDRLLAFYQGLLGAVETSRTPDEGPVFFINLRVGNSDLGIVSDKDVELGTVQRMLLSVDVADVNELVGHVEELGGQVLGPANDMPWGQRVAHIKDPDGNTVNLTQQL; encoded by the coding sequence ATGTCTGCCACGATCCAGCCCTTGGTCATCACCCCCGAGATCGACCGGCTGCTGGCGTTCTACCAGGGACTGCTCGGCGCGGTGGAGACATCGCGCACCCCCGACGAAGGCCCCGTCTTCTTCATCAACCTGAGGGTGGGCAACTCCGACCTCGGTATCGTGTCGGACAAGGACGTCGAGCTCGGCACGGTGCAGCGGATGCTGCTGAGCGTCGACGTCGCCGATGTGAACGAGCTGGTGGGGCACGTCGAGGAGCTGGGCGGTCAGGTGCTCGGGCCCGCCAACGACATGCCGTGGGGCCAGCGGGTCGCCCACATCAAGGACCCGGACGGCAACACCGTCAACCTCACGCAGCAGCTCTGA
- a CDS encoding VOC family protein, which produces MSELSGNQPEGTPTWIDLRTPDRDGALAFYRELFGWEYEPYPTGEDQGTVCLLRGRPVAGIVPDPDRTAAVWTMYFATDDCDGTARRAAETGGRLIEPPADLADHARTAVVTDSVGARFGLWQGRTRLGSEIVNEPDSLVRNDLITPDPEPARAFYTELFGFTLDGNNEVPELDFTFLRRPDGHEIGGIIGSSDVPTSAWGTLFAVADTDAVARRAAASGGLSTEPEDTPYARMATVTDPSGALFSVGTAP; this is translated from the coding sequence ATGAGCGAGCTGAGCGGTAACCAGCCCGAAGGCACCCCCACTTGGATCGACCTCAGGACCCCCGACCGTGACGGCGCGCTCGCCTTCTACCGAGAGCTCTTCGGCTGGGAGTACGAGCCGTACCCCACCGGCGAGGACCAGGGCACCGTCTGTCTGCTGCGTGGCCGGCCGGTCGCCGGGATCGTCCCGGATCCGGACCGCACCGCCGCGGTGTGGACCATGTACTTCGCCACCGACGACTGCGACGGCACGGCCCGTCGTGCGGCGGAGACGGGCGGGCGGCTGATCGAGCCCCCGGCGGACCTGGCCGACCACGCCCGCACAGCCGTCGTGACGGACTCGGTCGGCGCCCGGTTCGGTCTGTGGCAGGGCCGCACCCGGCTCGGCAGCGAGATCGTCAACGAGCCCGACTCGCTGGTGCGCAACGACCTGATCACCCCCGACCCGGAACCGGCCCGCGCCTTCTACACGGAGCTGTTCGGCTTCACGCTGGACGGCAACAACGAGGTCCCGGAGCTCGACTTCACCTTCCTGCGCCGCCCCGACGGGCACGAGATCGGCGGGATCATCGGCAGTTCCGACGTCCCCACGTCCGCTTGGGGGACGCTGTTCGCCGTGGCCGACACCGACGCGGTCGCGCGGCGCGCTGCGGCGTCCGGTGGCCTGTCCACCGAGCCCGAGGACACTCCTTACGCGCGCATGGCCACCGTCACCGACCCGTCGGGCGCGCTCTTCTCGGTGGGTACGGCCCCGTAG
- a CDS encoding SRPBCC family protein, with protein sequence MATIPSPTPTGRLLRTPDGVDLVLTRAFPLPVEEVWAAVTESARTARWFGPWEGDGAPGATVRVRLAFEEGEPWTELRVEACEAPHRLVVSTVDEAGSWNLELRLSGTSEGPSGAGGTELHFIQHRDTGAGLGEIGPGWEYYLDLLRASLDGAPRPEFEDYYPAQKAYFEELTAE encoded by the coding sequence ATGGCCACGATCCCCAGCCCGACCCCCACCGGCAGGCTGCTGCGCACTCCCGACGGAGTCGACCTCGTCCTCACGCGCGCGTTCCCCCTCCCGGTCGAAGAGGTGTGGGCGGCGGTCACCGAATCGGCGCGCACCGCCCGGTGGTTCGGCCCGTGGGAGGGCGACGGCGCCCCCGGCGCCACGGTGCGCGTCCGCCTGGCCTTCGAGGAGGGGGAGCCCTGGACGGAACTGCGCGTCGAGGCGTGCGAGGCACCGCACCGGCTCGTCGTCTCGACGGTCGACGAGGCAGGCAGCTGGAATCTCGAACTGAGGCTGTCGGGGACGTCAGAGGGGCCGTCCGGCGCGGGCGGTACGGAACTGCACTTCATCCAGCACCGCGACACGGGGGCCGGTCTCGGTGAGATCGGCCCGGGCTGGGAGTACTACCTGGATTTGCTCCGCGCCTCTCTGGACGGCGCTCCGCGGCCCGAGTTCGAGGACTACTACCCGGCGCAGAAGGCGTACTTCGAGGAGTTGACGGCCGAGTAA